Within Vicia villosa cultivar HV-30 ecotype Madison, WI linkage group LG1, Vvil1.0, whole genome shotgun sequence, the genomic segment CGGTAATTTCGACGTCGGAACTAGTCGCCGTCGAATTGTCGGAGTCACTGGTCGTCGAGTCGGACTCCGAGTCGGATCTTGAGCTAGCGCTCGAAtctgattcacctgcacgcagaagggagaagtgaattcgatagttcatcaaatccacccttccaccgcaaggcaAGCGAAAGGGTAGGGCAGGAGCAgcggagcccccggctaaacccccatcgaggaaaTATGTTCGTCAGCCGAGGACTCTCGACAGCAGTAAAAGGCACGACGTATAAACTTTAGACGAACGCGATGATCCGACACAGACGACAACTGGTCCGCGAGCCAACACAAACCCCGGGCATCGCTTAGATAACCCGAAGGAAGCGCCGGCCGCGCGCCTGGCCCAACCAACACAGATAGCTATCAGTGACGGGGACCGCAAGAGTAATCCCATCGAACACTACGAGAAGATAATAAACTACGAGGGAAACGTGAACTTACTTGCAGACATGGTGACAGCGACTGGGAAGATCCCTTCGGCGGAGTGATGGTCGAAGCGACGAACAAGAATGCTGGGCAACCGAGAAATTGTTCCCTTGATCGTCCACCTAAAGCCGAGCAAGTAAACAGACAGAGGAAAATTCCCAAATGAACGTTTTCACCCCCTTTTATAGGAAAGAAGCTCGGAAGGCGAAACGTCGCACCTTCTGACAAGCGCCGTCccctagaccctaggccatcattgcctatgccacgtcagcgcgtgtccCCCACGCGTGACGCCTCAAGCTAGGGAAGGATCCTCGGGGAACATTGAACAGCCGAGCACCACCTAGGTCGCGAAATCCGAACACCATcaaagtcacagcttcttgaccagaaagctccgacttggggggctcctgttctggactggcccAAAGGTTAGGCCCAACATGGTTTCGGCCCAGCGAAACCCCAAGGGTCCAATAATCCTCCGTGGCCCAGTCTTATGCCCGAGATGCCCGTCTAAGGCACGCCCGGCAATACGGCATCCTCGGCTGGGTCATAGAGCACCCAGCAAGATCACACGCTCCCCGTACAAGTAGGCGCTCGGATATGGCGTCACTCCCGAGCGTCGCTcattgccgaggaccctgctccgcgcagggctccttcatatccaatcctccgaatagtacggatcccacgtggctcctaaaagaccgcgtcctcccttgaacttcggagcggttaaccaggacagagggcatacacgcacctccgatatttccgctcaggaaacctggcagtctcctacttgggcttgggaatccaacccaataacgagatcatggcccagcgctgggggctataaataccctcttcaaccagagggtcaggtattcacttctttctaacctttagctagtacttgcactcctttgctcgtcttctcactttggcatcggagtaccttgcaggtacacccccctcctccttcctagaagatccagtccgagcagcctacgacgattcttctgatcaggtatgatcattaaccaaaacaatatagatgaaggagagatgatagagagaaaagaagagaacaagtaatattgtattatcatctttcaagtagatagctttacattgcaaagtaatattgtattatctgatGAAGTTTTTTAGAAGAATACTCAAATCCAAATGGCTTGTAtggaagttaaaattatgggaaaTTTTTAGCCATcatataatcatttttttaaaatcttagTATCTGGTCATTCGACCGACATCATATAATCGCATATTGTTATAAATCTATTAAGGCTTCTTAGTCTTCATGTTCTTACACATAGAACACACACTGGTACATTTTTACCAGTACAAAAtaatattacaattttttataattgaaaaagaaTTATCAAATGATATTTTGTATACGAAATGCAATCTGCAAACTCAACTCATAATGCAGTCTATTTTATGTTTAATTCTGACAAGTGTCTTTTCAAATCACAAGCTTCTTATGAAGTGCTACTTGAGCTGCTTGAAGAATCTGTTAGCACTAATGATTTGTATGAATTCTCCTTAATCAATCTGTCCAGTTCCAGTCCTGACGCATCTACGAGACTCAAATAATGTCTGCTATTATCATTTCTAATATTGTTAATTCTGGCTCTACTAATAAGTGAAATTTGAGGCTATGCCATCCTATTCTTAAACTTGTACTAAACAATTGTAATGTTCCTTTCAAAAATAAAGATTGTAATTCCTTTTGTACTCCTTGTTGTATGGGCAAGTCCCACAGAATTCCCTCTTCACCATCACACACTATAGATTCTAAGCTAGTGGAATTGATTTATGGTGAAGGGACCATCTCCCAATTTGTCCACCTCATGTTTCAGATACTACATGTCATTTGTTAATGCTTGTACAAAGTTCACTTGGATctactttcttaaaaaaaaaattgaggctTTGAACATTTTTAAACCGTTTAAAAACATGGTTGAGTTGTGACATGGACTTCCTATTAAATCCTCTCAATATGACTAGGGTGGGGATTTTAGACCCTTCAACAGGTCACTGAGTTATGCATTCTTCAATAGGGTCATTTTCCCTCATACACACCATCAGAATTGTGTCAAAGAGAGAAAACATATGCACATAGTGAACACAAGCCTAAGCTTGCTTAGCCAAGAATCGTTACTTCTTCCATAttgtaaatttgatttttttcactGTTGTCTATCTCACTAACATCCTCCTCCTAATCCTCTTATGCTCTATTTTCCTGCTTTCAAAGTTCTCATTCCTGAAGAGCATGCCATTGGTCAACTGGATCTCACTCTGGTTGAAACTCCTTCTGAGAGGCTACTTGGAGAAACTTTGGGTATGGAAAAGGCACATCCATCATGTTGAAACGCTGCTGAAATAACTCTGGTAATTTCTTTGTACAATTTTGTAAGTAAGTGAACTTTTGTTCGTTTACTTGCAGTAAGTGAGCTTTTGTTCAATATTTGCTTAACACTTTTGTATTACTTGTTTGTATTTCAAACTTGTGTAATTTTCTTTCAAGAATCATCCTTGTAAACACAAAAACTTTGTATTCAACGAGTGAAGTTGATAGTTCCTTAAGAGACTAGGGTTGTAGTCCaaattctcaagaagacattgataGTTAGTATTTGTGGTTTGCAACAAGTGACAATTGGTATTTGTTGTGGTTTGCAATATTGACATGTAGTATGAGCTCAATTAACATCATTgttacaaaattaaataaaaagtaatattGTTTAATACAATAAATTACAATGAAAATCGTGTACTATCCATTTCTTAAAAATGAGCTAAAATAACATCATTGTTAATTGTTCCAAGAACATCTCTTTCTATAAAAGTTACAAGGCAGTCATTTAACCAATGATCACTCATTTTGTTACATAATtgactcttcacaaacttcactGTTGAAAAAACACGCTTCACGCTTGTAGTTGCTACCGGCAAGACTAAAACTAACTTCAGAAGCTTATAAACCATATCAAATGcgttgcacttatttgtttccaTAAGTTTTGCTTAAAGATCTGAAAGTCCTTTTAACTATGCAAATTTTGGGTCACATCTAACCTTTCTAACATAATTTTGAAGTTGATGTCGTACCACCACTTCCTGCTCATCTACAAAATCATTTGGACAAAGTTCAATCATCCTTAGTAGTTTTTTCACATAAAAAGCTGCAaatgatgatgaaggactcaAACATGAAACACATTGTAAAAGTTCAGTATTCTCTTCTTCAAATCTAGCATTGAGCTCATACAACTGCAAATCTAAAACATTAAACCGAAAATTTTAAAACTTGCAAAAATCGACGTTAGCGCTTCAACTAAATGCCCAGATATTACAAGTAATGTTCCCTGGACTTATTGGAGGCGTCGTTTAGATCAGAAGGTTCCTGGAACATGGGAGAAGAAAGCTCACATCCTTGAAGCCCATAAAAATGGTGGATCGAGCTTCAGACCTCAAACCCCACATGTATTACGTCTAACCTGATTTAAATAGGTCCCTGAACACATCTACACACAAAAGATTAGTCAATAATGCATAATCAGAGagattcaaagttcaaaaatttaCCAATAACGGTGAGTTTTAACAAACTTGTTCTGGGCATGATGAAGACTTGTCTTGGACCTAGGGAGACTCCTGGAAATCTCAGGAATGACGTTTGATCAGTGGCTTGGGCTGAAAACTCCTGGAAATTTGGTTTTGAATTTCACCTGTTCTTGAGAAATTTCTTCTCTTTGAACCCTAGCTCTTTTCCCCTCTTTTTCGTTCTCTTTCTAGTTGAAATGTTTGAGGATATATATGAGAGCAAGTTAGGTCAAGTTTGTGGGCTTGAATCCTTGGTCATTGGAGagaagaaaatttgattggatTTATAATTATGAATATTTCTAATTTTAGCCAATTTCAATATTTCTCTTTCCAATCTCTCTTGCATGAATTTTGTTCAATTATTTGGCCCTTTTGATTGATTGAAACTAATTGGAAACCAAATCTTCACATTTATATGCtttattcatatttaaatgaattaaaattcaaataaataagataaatattattaaaaaaatagtttttagatCATTATAAAGCCCATAGAAATATTTGAAATCCATATGTTAGGCCCATTggtcaagaaactcaaaattgttcaattagggtttcatgccttTCCTCAATTTACCCCAACTTCTGTcaatcataactccttcaatatttatgATAAGGAAGTTTTcaaggactttttggaaatcccaagatgtcctctacaagccactttggaacccttTTTGCATtttgagattttatcttgatgatattggtcctGACAAAAAGCAGCTTTTtgtgagcttctagaaggacctgtaatgttttggcccatatctctcaaatgatgaaTTTATTGGTCTTGGGCCcaaatcaaagttgtagagaattgaatttccttgagaatgagcttttgtTGGGGAATTtgtgatgaaccatgtgagagttatgatcagtcaaagttcagttgactttctcctacaaaaccctaatttagaaactatgagttttgttggcttctgaacttttcttgatgaatcatgatcaaaccttgatcaaatgatgaatttaacttcaaaatattgatgttgaacaAAAATCAAGggttttgactgtatgttgaccatagttgatttttaggtcaaactagtctaTTGTTGACCTTTTGAgccattgactgagcaatcttgtgaatcaaggcttgaaacttggtatgaggataCTGTGAGGCATATGAGATGCTATAAAGTCCACTTGGAGTCTTAGAACCTAATTTTtccttgagagaagcaaaaccctattTGTGGGTTGATTACTTAGGAAAGGGTTTGTCTCCCCAACCCTTGAGGATTTTCTTGAAATATAGTGGaaaaattttgaggtatgacaccCATATCTTATGAAATGAACCTCCTTTTTTGTCACTTCAAATGtatgtggtggaatagtagagatatctctctgtaaagatgactatTTGTCTCTTTTCTGTAAACAGAGATcatttcaagcttcaaccttgagctttgaaCAAGGCACATCAAATTCAATCCATTCCCCTATTAGTTCCCCTAACTACAAAATCTCTGACTTCCATtaaggatatgtaggcatgagattcacaaggaatctttgcGAGCAAACAAAACATCAAAAACATTCAATTCACCTTTCATTCTTCAATTCATTTCCTCTCCTAGCACGAAGGAGAAAAATTTACCAATAATCAACCAACAAACCAAATTCAAACACAAAACAACAGAAGGTtgccgtagagtactacggatatgtagggtgctaatgccttccctatgtataaccaacTTCCTGGAATTCAGAAATCTCTATTAGGTGAAATCCCTACACCTAGACACTTAGGGTAGATTGAGATATGTTTCCGCTTCCACTTAGGTAGGATAAATTAAAAGTGAATGTAACTAGGAAACATTCTCCCCAAGGCTGCCTTCCTCCTTCTAAATTTTGCGAGAAGGGTTGTGTGTGCCGTTTCCAAAAAGCCAAAGGAAAAAGCCCAAAAGAGAAACAACAAAGATAATTTTCCGAGCGTTACAGGAAGGCCCCTCAACTAGGATAGATGGAGAAAGGCCCGGATGGAGCGGTGTATCAACTGGAATAGGCGTAGGGAGCCCCTCATCTGGGACAGATATAGAAGGTCTGGCTGGAGCGCGTGTATCATGTGGAACAACAACTCCATTTGTGACCTGAGATACTACACGCGCCCGTTCACGCCGCACAGATGCGTGTTGTGCAGTCCTCCCTTGTATATAGTATAATTTTGATATCGTATAACATAAACATTGAAATTTAAAACATAGtcgaaatcataattttttttcaaaaaattatattttaaaaatgatttttgtgaaaaactatttgaaatagtttaaaaGTTAAGTGACATTTTGAAACTTTCAtatttaaaaatggtttcaataggataaagaaataaaaaactaatattttaagactaattatttaaactaaattttCATCTAAAACTTTAattgtaaattaaaatataaactaatttattaaaaaaaaaaaaaaagcaactaCAAATCTTATTTGAACAAACTTACCACAACTAAAGTGTAACAAACTTGAGAAAATACCAACAAACTTAACGAGAAACTGAAAATCAAAGAGTcttttttttgttcttgttcttgttcttcttcttctctttgttcttcttcttctctttctaaaaccaaacaaaacatgtcttcttcttcttcttctctttctgaaGAAGTCTACTGCATCCTTACACATCATAACCCAACAAATCAATCATTTGAAGATCTTATAGGTTTGCCTCAACCACATGAAACTTCCTTTACTAATCAATCTTGTGAGCCAGCTGTTCTGCATCAAGAACAAGAAACATCATTTGAAGAAATCGACAAGTATCTTAATTTGGACAATTTGGAAGAACCTGATGATGATCACACCAAGTTCCAAATTCAAGATTGTTCTGGGTTGACAAAAGAAGATTTCCTAAAACAATTTGGGTCTGTAATCACTTCTGAATTAGAGGTATGATAATCACTATTTCATTCTCGTTAGAATTCATCATGTTTAGTTCTTTACTACATTGTTATTTTATGGAATAGGTATTGCAACTTGACAACTGTGGCTGCATTATCACTGATGAAACAGTATCTGAAACATTGGCAAAACCAAACCACTCCTTTTCGAAACTAACCCACTTATCCATTGTCGGTGCATTCGATCTTTCTGATGCAGGATTACGGTTACTTGTTTCTTCGGTAAAAACACTTACACGTATAAATATAAGCAAATGTATAAGTCTCACTGCTACTGCTCTTGACATTTTAGCAGATTCATTTggatcaactctggaagagttgTATATGGGCAATTTCAATCTCATTGATACTCACAGGACTTTGCAAGCCTTGAAGAGACTCAAACAAGTAAAACTGTTATCACTAGCTGGTATTCGAGATCTTTCGGATGGCTTTATCCAGGATTATATCAAAGAACGCGGTCGCGACCTTACGACTCTGGTTTTAAAGGACTGTGTGTAAGTAGTTGATTCAGTTTTCTTTCATATATTGCTAAAAGTTACTTCTCATTTGTGCTTACTGGTTTAAATTTCCTCTTGTGCAGAAATCTGACCGACGTATCGATGAATTCCATTTCTTCTGTTTCTCGTAAATTGCGTACGCTTGATATTTCAAATTTAGGAAAATTGACAGATTTATCTCTAGAATTTGTTAAGATTAGACTTCGAGGATTGACAACATTGAAGCTCGATCACATTCCGTTCAGGTGATATTTGGACAATGTTAAAAAGTGCTTACTGTAATCTTGTTTTCAAAACTA encodes:
- the LOC131655656 gene encoding F-box/LRR-repeat protein 3-like, with the protein product MVEATNKNAGQPRNCSLDRPPKAEQVLQLDNCGCIITDETVSETLAKPNHSFSKLTHLSIVGAFDLSDAGLRLLVSSVKTLTRINISKCISLTATALDILADSFGSTLEELYMGNFNLIDTHRTLQALKRLKQVKLLSLAGIRDLSDGFIQDYIKERGRDLTTLVLKDCVNLTDVSMNSISSVSRKLRTLDISNLGKLTDLSLEFVKIRLRGLTTLKLDHIPFSDKAIAVYLDYVAGENLEELSLNSNENVGYLTAFSLGTCAEKLHTLDLSHYQNLTDRDVGMIVNGCSSLRTLTIVGCSKLTGDSLSGSDNLEIRHLG